The Carassius auratus strain Wakin unplaced genomic scaffold, ASM336829v1 scaf_tig00033052, whole genome shotgun sequence region AATGCTTAATAACCTCAAGACCAATTCTTGCATTCTTTAATCATATTTAAGTCAGGATTATAACTTTCCGGTGTTGTTGTTAGTGCAGCAGACTGCTTAAGACGCCACATTTGGTTAGTGATATATGACTAATCAGGGTAAGCAAAAGATGCCTTTGCTAATCATACCACAACGACTGTCAGGCGCTCATATCCTGTTGACCATGGATGCAGATGACAGTTCAACACCCACTCAAATATGCCTAGCAGAAATGTTTTTACCAATTGTTTTCgtcttccagtaaaaaaaaaaaaaaaaaaaaaaaaatatatatatatatatatatatatataatatataataaaaaattttatatatttttttttatttatttactcaaaggaaaattacataaaattattatcCTTGTTTTCAgggaattaattgtatttttctttacCCATTGGCAGATTGACTTTATGACTTTATGcataaatttaacaaaatagttttagtttataaATTGTCAAGCACACATCTCTAAAGTGGATCAAAATGCTGACTTTCTAGCTCAGCTTCAGTAGAAAAGACAATCTTAGGTTTGCTTTAGGGTATAAGTGCATGAACTTTGCTTTAAGCAGAAGTTCTTTAGCACACAGCAGTAAAACAcagcaaattgtttaaaaatagctTTGTGCCACATAGACGTGATGTTTATATAATGTCATTTGACttcttgtttttaaatgaaggcaTTGAATAAATTTTTCTTTCCAGCGCTGAAAACACCTGGAGCTTTTCACGGACAAGTCAGAAGTCTGGAGAGGGCAAGGGTAAGAATCAAACATTCCTACACTTTGAATTATCTATTGCATTATCTAGTGAACTGGCCTTTAAAGGGTCATATAATGTGATTTcacttcctttctctttggagtgttacaagctcttggtgcataaagaagatctataaagttgcaaagacaaaAGTCACAAAtcagagatattctttataaagttaagactcatccacacccCACTAAAACGGCTCATTAAAACACATCCCcaacatctctacatcactatgtgggaagatttgcataacagcgcccagatgttcatgcaaagaaagaaggcgtaccttttattctcgttgtagtattCTTGTTGCTACCACCGCCATGTCATTTATCCACAGTATactttgcactgtggattgcCGGATCGGCTTTCACTGTGGACGAAGCGGAGTCCAGCCCGGGGTCGTCACATGTGTTTGCCACAAGCCCAACGAACGCTCCTTCGTAGAAACTGCTGGCTGCACTGTCCTCAAGCTACCCGCCTCTGTTCACTCGTCACTTTCAGTGTGTGACGCCGTTTCATtgagaaagcgaaactactttgtttggccttccagaaGAAGACACAACTAGTAATCATGTTTATAAAAGgatttatgtttatgtctcgtcGTTCCGGCCAGACAgagcatcacaatatgttaagggccgtaacatttcagtcacatgcGTGAGGTATTCGgcaaatcacaatgcactggatagctggccaatcagagcactccTCACTTTTCAGTCCGATGAGCTTTGTAGAAATCATAGCGAaacagaggagaaacaataatgcacaGTGGAAAataatccgtttttttttttttaccttaaaccgcataaacacatttcattacaccaaatacaccaaataatgttctttatagcagcatcatatgacccctttaatgttatGGGAAAATCACAACAATTCCATTATATGGGTTATCATCATTTAATGTGCTGAAGTCATGAGATTGCATAATGAAATACAACAGATTTGATTACATTAATATACTGAATTACTTAAATAATACTGTATACATAACTTTGTTTGTCATCAGCCACTCTGTTTTCTAGAAATTGACATTTGTTGGTTACTAGAGTGCAATGTTGAGATGAACTTTATGCAAATTCTTAATTCATTTACTCAGTTCATATATATTGCATTCTCATCATATACAGACTGAGAATTTCCTCAAGCATAAAATCCGCAGCAGACCTAACCGCGCTGAACTTGTCCGTATGCACATTTTACAAGGTACGCACCTGAACAAAAAGAACATTGTCAGAGTCTTTTAATTCACTTCCTGGATACTTCATTTGCCATGCATCTTAAGTATGGTGTGAAGTTGTTCTGTGTGTTTCAGAAACCCATGCAGAGCCTTCTTTGCAAGCCACTCAGATGAAACTAAAGAGGGCGCGTCTAGCAGATGACCTCAATGAGAAGATTGCACAGAGGCCTGGACCAATGGAACTGGTGGAGAAGAACATTCTGCCTGTGGACATTGGTACAAACAATGAAATATTGTGTTATCTTCATGCTTAATCATCAAATTGACTGGAATTGGCATGGATATGAAATCACTACCActaatatgttttgttttgttttgggacACTGCAGTTGGAGAGCTGGATGTTTATAACTTCAATGAAGACAGCAGTGAAGCTCTGTCTCCAGAGCAGCCAGCTAGTCACGAGTCTCAAGGCTCTGCTTGTTCTCCTGTAGAAGCCAGACTGCCTGAACCATCCTCTGTTTCGCCTCCGACTGGCTCCAAACTACAGGTCAGCGTCTTAACAGTTCCTAATTTCACATTCAGACGGATAACCAGTTCAGGAATATTCAGGTGTAATATTTACAGTTagctgatgataaaaaaaaaaaaaaaagatctcatcGAGAATGCTTTCATTAAAGCATCTGAAGTGATAATTCACTGACAAAGCTCTCCAGAAGAGCCAAGTAGTGTCTACGTCTTCGTTTTCTCTGTAAATTATCTAGACATCAGCCTTGTGTTGCTGGTTAGATTTATACATCTCTGTCTGATCTCATTGCCATATGGCTTTCAATCTCTTTTTTTATCTCAGATGTGTCCACCTACAACCCAGAGTTCAGACTTCCTGAACAGAACATCAGCAGAAGATGGTCGAGTAATGACTGCCATTCAGCTGGTCACTGCTGCTACTCCCACAAAGCCTGCACCCACCCTTGTGAAGGTAAACCATATTTCCTAACCacagtgatgtcatttcctgcCAATGTTTATTTTCTCCTCTGAGATCATGGTCAGTTGCTCAAAGTATTGCTGGATAATTGCAAAATAGCAACTCCAGCTAAATAACGAAATATACCAAACTGACTATGAAAGATGGAATAAAGTAATAATGCtgcattacagtaaaaaaaagagaaaaaactaaGCTGTTGTCTTTTTTAATAAGTTTGTTTATAATTAGTTATTTGATGCCATAAAAACGGGGTGTGGTGTCATGACTGTGATTGGTTCTGCGGAAGTTTGGGCGGGACTTTGATACTGCGGCTCCACCTCATGatcactactgcgcagactctggctctaaaTGCACCACAACTGCGGAGACTCTGATAccactgtgctgcttaatatttctgtggaaactgtgaaaaaagaacagcatttatcataaacaactttactttcacttttgatcaattgaatgcatccttgctgaattaaagtattaatatctttaaaacaTGCTTGTTTAGAACAACTTGTCAAAGGTACCTTAGGCAAAGTTAGTTTCAGAAGAGCAGCAGATGCAGACTTAGAAATGCTAGCAGCTGTATTCTGTCTTCAATTGGAGGTTAAATGAAACACTCATAATGCGGAGGAGCACAAACTGAAGCtgggaagataaaaaaaaacaggagtcAGACAATAGCTTTTGCATTTATCATAATCCATGCCTTCAAAGCATACTCCGCATATTTACTCCATGACTGAGGGTCACTGCTGACCCGGTGGTGTTTCGGGAACCTGCTTGCTTGCACATAAGCCGGCTTGAAATGGTGTGTTTTTACATCCTGATGACTTTCAACTCCCTTCCTCAGAAGCCAAACCATTTTCATGTGTATCCTGTGACTCAGTATTTAGGAACAATGAGGGTCATGTCCCTCCACGCATCCGGTTTCCTCTTCCTGTGATTTTAGGTAATGTTCATGCAAGTCCCACCTATTCACAGCCATTACAAACTTGCGGTTTTGCCCACAAATCTCTCAGCTCCTGGTTTTTCTCAGAGTGCTGACAACATCTGTTAGCAAGAAAACTGGGCTAGTTGAAACATTATGGGAATGACCTAAAATCACTAAGCAAATAGACTTGTGATATCATGCCAAAGCTTGAGGGTGTTGACTGTGATCTGTAAGTTTGATGTGTGATTTCAGGTTGCACCGTTTGTTCAGTTCTTCTGCCCTTGTTTCCATGCAGCAAAGCCAGCCAAAACAGTCTAGTGACAAGAGTCGAAGCAAGAAGAGTAGAGAACCCAAACCACGAATTAAGAAGCTCAAGTATCACCAGTACATCCCGCCCGACCAGAAGCAGGAACCAAATGAAGCCCCGATGGACTCAGCTTATGCCCGGTTGCTTCAACAACAGCAGCAGTTCCTGCAGCTCCAGATCCTCAGCCAACAGCAACAGCATTACAATTACCAGACCATATTACCAGCACCACTCAAGTATGTCACATTTGACATACAACCCTTAACACTAGCACCTTGTGTCACTATGACCctgacataaaaaacatttttcacaaccaATTTTGTTGAATAATTCACATAATATGTAATGGGCACATGCTAAACATAATGCTATTTCTCTTTGTGTAATGTCATTTCAGTTGAGTCATTGGTTACGTACCAGTGCAATTGCATATGATTCTGAAATATCAGTTTCAGCTCTTGACTCTAAAAGGATTTACTGTGAGCCTGGTTGCTTTGCAGCAGAAGTATGCAACTCAGAAAAGAATGTGAATGTTGTGTGCTATGAGCGATTGCCTTTAAAAAATGGTTTCACCTATTAATCTTGTCTAACATACCTGTCATCACCCAAGCCGTGGTTACGGCAGTTCCTCACATTATTTCCCATTTTGGCCACAAGATAGACCTCTGCTTCTATTATGTAGAAAGGCTGTTTATTGTGAATGATGAGGGAACAGGAAGTTCCCATTGCATTTAAAATCCCTCGTACACCTCTACAGGCCAGTAGCTGAGAGTCAGAACAGCTGCCCCAACATCACCCTGAGCACCAGCCCTAGTCTTCCGGCTCCTATTGTGGTATCTCTTCTCAATACGGCTCCTTCGCATCCCAACAACACTGTGACCGGTCGTAAAACCGGGTCTCTGCCTACCAACCTAGATGAGATGAAGGTGGGTGATATGCTCATTTATTTCCTGCTCCTAGAATACATAAGTATGCAGAGCTATAGCTGTTCTTTGGTCCTCTAGGTGGCTGAGCTTAAGATGGAGTTGAAATGGCGTGGACTTCCTGTGTCCGGCACAAAGACAGATCTCATAGAAAGGTTGAAGGCCCACCAGGAGAACTCTCAATCTGCTACAACAATGGATGCAAACATCTCCAAAGCTCCTCTACAGCCTGACAGCATGAGCACAACTCCTCCCATTTCTCCTGAGCAGTCTGAAGCCTCCAATATCAGTATGGAGGACTGCAGAGATGGTCCCACCAAAGCTGTATGCATGTTGTCTCCAGCCCGTCCACCAGCAGGCACTTCACCCCTCAAACCCACACCTGAAGACATGGACATCAAGGTGTCCGAAAAAGACCAGCGTCTTCATGAAAAGGAGCGTCAGATTGAGGAACTCATGCGTAAGCTGGAGCAGGAGCAGCGGCTGGTGGAGGAGCTGAAGATGCAGCTGGAGGTGGAGAAAAGGAGTCAGCAGGGCGGGGGGCAGCAGCCTGAACCCAATCCATCAGTCCAGGTCAAAGAGGAGATCGGCACCACCCAGAGCTGCAACTCCAAGCAGAGTCCCCTGCCACAAACTCCAGGTGTGAAACAGGAAGAGCCACATGCCCAGCTTCAccacactccagtccagcagttctATATCAACACCCAGCAAGTCCCTCAAGTATTGCATCAGAAGACACAGATCAACACTCAGCCAGCCACACAAATCCTGCTGCCTATCAGCCTGTCCAACAACCCCATCAGCACACAGGTCTCTAAACATTCATAATATGCCAGTTCTATTTACAGtgaagaaaatgtataaaattgatttttttttaatactttttacagGCGCAGACCATTCTCCAACCAACATTGCCCAGAATCATCCAAACACCACTTCTGCAAACACAGACGTCCAACAACACAATATTACAACAGCATTCGAGTCAGACGCCATCTCCACCTCAAGTGAGCAGATCACTTCTTTATGATTTACATCTTGTGAATGATCAGAAGGGTGAACTCTGGAAGACATTAAAGTGGGGTCCTGATCGATGTCTAGAGACAGAGTTATAGAAGTTTAGGGGTGGCGGTTTTTATTTGGACCAGTAAGCAACCACTTACACACACAATCTCGCTGAAAAATCACTGCTCGTTCATGCGAGTGACAGTCGTGTAGAGTTATCAAAGATGCGATCTGAGAGAAGTACCGATGCGTCACTGATGCCTGTGAGATTTTTGGCATGCTAAATATTTGGACCTGTCAGCAATTCACACACATTGCAGTGTGACTTTGGTGACTAACTACAGCCAATGAAGAACATCAGCAAGCATCCATTTTCTCcttcatttactttatttttttatttttcactgcaaTTCAGTGTACAGACAACTTGGATTGCAGGCTTTTGTGGGGAAACATTTTGTAGACAAGGCAGAGGTATCGGCGATTCCTACTATTAACAAAGTTGTGTAATGTGTGACGCCCGTGGTGTAGTGTGCACACAACAGCAACTTGATGGTACTCCAGACAATTGTGCAGTTTGAAAAGAGCAGCGATCCGACCTCTTTGAAAATCGTGCAGTTGTGAAACCGGCATTAGCGAACAAGAACAGCAATTATGAAAATAAGCAAACGAGGCATTGCGTATGATTTGTATAAGGTTTTCCTATTATAATGACTAATACATATTACTGCCATCTGCTGGTATGGAGAGTAATTTCCGCTCAAGTAGGCTCAGAAAATATGTGCTAGTTGACCATTGGCTGTAGTCTTTGCAGTGTGTTCAAGCACAACTTTTCGGGCCCAGACTGAGGGCAGCATCAGAGCTGGCACTAATTATATAAGCTACTTTAGACATACAAAGTAATTACGATATTCATTATGCACAATTCTAATTTAAAAGACACCACAaatcacaaatattatttttctttgcagtaaaataaaaacattaatacaacAATTAATACACCATAAAGTAATACACCATATGATCTGAGTTGTGTTGTTATTCTTGTATATCTTGATCTTTCCTCTCGCTTTTAATGTTCCCGCACTTCATAAATCCAGTTCAGCTCACTATTGTGATGACAAGGCCAAGACGCATTTCTCTCTTATTTGGCACGTAGGTTGAAATGGAAAGCCTTTCTGAGGCGTGCAATGTGTTCTGTGCTTATCTCTGATGTTACCGTGGCAATAGCGGTTGAGTTCAGGTGATACATTACCCTCTCAACAACATCAAACACAGACCTGAGAGCACAGAGAAAATCAGAAAGAGTTGGTTCGAGAACAAAAGGTTTACACACTGATATTTCTTACACAGCGTACTGGGCCTAAAACTGCCTTCCTGCTGTTTACAGGCTTCACCCATTTGTGGAAGCTACAggcagaaccagaaccagaaccagccCATGGCAGACATGCCCCATTGCTTTCTCAACAACTCATCCAGACACACAAATGGACCCATTAACAAAGTAAGACAAGCTGTCCTGTCTGTTATGTCCTGTAAAATACTCAGTATATGAAAGTACATTAACACAAATTCTCCTAGCTAGCACAAGCTCCTTCTCAAGCTTTAATGTACTCAAAAATGGTTTAGAACTCCtaatgcaaaacaaacacacattcctTACTTAGTTTTGCCACAAGGGCCGGCGATTTCACAGTTTGAAAGTTTATATGTTTTGTCCAGCCTCCCTCGCCCTGTCAGCTCAACTATATCTTTCAACCATCGACGTTCCCCAGTCACCATAGCCCGATGAGCAAAGACCCACCCCGTTACGAGGAGGCCGTCAAACAGACCAGAGGTCTACAAGCAACAATGCAGGTAATTTAAAGTAAAGTccaaagtatacttcagttttgACACCTGACCAGATAGCCTT contains the following coding sequences:
- the LOC113081049 gene encoding MKL/myocardin-like protein 2 isoform X2; translation: MKALNKFFFPALKTPGAFHGQVRSLERARTENFLKHKIRSRPNRAELVRMHILQETHAEPSLQATQMKLKRARLADDLNEKIAQRPGPMELVEKNILPVDIVGELDVYNFNEDSSEALSPEQPASHESQGSACSPVEARLPEPSSVSPPTGSKLQMCPPTTQSSDFLNRTSAEDGRVMTAIQLVTAATPTKPAPTLVKQSQPKQSSDKSRSKKSREPKPRIKKLKYHQYIPPDQKQEPNEAPMDSAYARLLQQQQQFLQLQILSQQQQHYNYQTILPAPLKPVAESQNSCPNITLSTSPSLPAPIVVSLLNTAPSHPNNTVTGRKTGSLPTNLDEMKVAELKMELKWRGLPVSGTKTDLIERLKAHQENSQSATTMDANISKAPLQPDSMSTTPPISPEQSEASNISMEDCRDGPTKAVCMLSPARPPAGTSPLKPTPEDMDIKVSEKDQRLHEKERQIEELMRKLEQEQRLVEELKMQLEVEKRSQQGGGQQPEPNPSVQVKEEIGTTQSCNSKQSPLPQTPGVKQEEPHAQLHHTPVQQFYINTQQVPQVLHQKTQINTQPATQILLPISLSNNPISTQAQTILQPTLPRIIQTPLLQTQTSNNTILQQHSSQTPSPPQASPICGSYRQNQNQNQPMADMPHCFLNNSSRHTNGPINKLNYIFQPSTFPSHHSPMSKDPPRYEEAVKQTRGLQATMQVPTATSQHMDDLFDVLIESGEISPLSRQDASLDKLLPVTANITTLPINTVLSRPPPQIHVACTPSQTQAPPSSLEALASDNQLEALLEGTEPRTLRMMEELKNQLLERPHSPMDTSDLTFTDTLPSTLTLQDAGLDNMEWLDLTIPGRAGLCSPTAGFSSDFLDSTDLQLHWD
- the LOC113081049 gene encoding MKL/myocardin-like protein 2 isoform X1, whose product is MKALNKFFFPALKTPGAFHGQVRSLERARTENFLKHKIRSRPNRAELVRMHILQETHAEPSLQATQMKLKRARLADDLNEKIAQRPGPMELVEKNILPVDIVGELDVYNFNEDSSEALSPEQPASHESQGSACSPVEARLPEPSSVSPPTGSKLQMCPPTTQSSDFLNRTSAEDGRVMTAIQLVTAATPTKPAPTLVKQSQPKQSSDKSRSKKSREPKPRIKKLKYHQYIPPDQKQEPNEAPMDSAYARLLQQQQQFLQLQILSQQQQHYNYQTILPAPLKPVAESQNSCPNITLSTSPSLPAPIVVSLLNTAPSHPNNTVTGRKTGSLPTNLDEMKVAELKMELKWRGLPVSGTKTDLIERLKAHQENSQSATTMDANISKAPLQPDSMSTTPPISPEQSEASNISMEDCRDGPTKAVCMLSPARPPAGTSPLKPTPEDMDIKVSEKDQRLHEKERQIEELMRKLEQEQRLVEELKMQLEVEKRSQQGGGQQPEPNPSVQVKEEIGTTQSCNSKQSPLPQTPGVKQEEPHAQLHHTPVQQFYINTQQVPQVLHQKTQINTQPATQILLPISLSNNPISTQAQTILQPTLPRIIQTPLLQTQTSNNTILQQHSSQTPSPPQASPICGSYRQNQNQNQPMADMPHCFLNNSSRHTNGPINKPPSPCQLNYIFQPSTFPSHHSPMSKDPPRYEEAVKQTRGLQATMQVPTATSQHMDDLFDVLIESGEISPLSRQDASLDKLLPVTANITTLPINTVLSRPPPQIHVACTPSQTQAPPSSLEALASDNQLEALLEGTEPRTLRMMEELKNQLLERPHSPMDTSDLTFTDTLPSTLTLQDAGLDNMEWLDLTIPGRAGLCSPTAGFSSDFLDSTDLQLHWD